The genomic region aatcaatattattataacatatttatttatctgCTTTCATTgcaaaaagaaaaatatagtatCACCTATACTTCAGATATAAAcatgaataatataatttcaaaaaaagatgaagaacatatatatgacaACCTTATAATGagttttataatttttttgtcttcTTCTTATTTcgttaaaaatattaaaagaaagaTATCATCTATAGttaaaatgatatatatatcttcGATGTTGctaaaattaatatgtaGTTGCGGCtattacaaatattttaaatatacaaaaaatattacagaGAGTAGTTATAagaaaaacataataaatgtgagcaataataattgtgatcaaaataattttattctaATAAATTTCGAAAACCTGAACTATTTATTCAATGTGtcttattttaaaaaaattttactTTTAACTTACATCATAAATAACATTATTCCCGATTTtgtcaaaaatataaaatatagtgAAGCAGGAATACAAAGAAATTTATTACAATATCTGTACAAACAATTAagtggaaaaaatatatcaaataaatcTGCTGATTTTGTTAATACTAATGAATTCGACATttttgaagaaaaaaatttgaatatatcaaatatatcgaataatatagaaaaaaatatagataaaaaCATGAATACGCTTATGGcaaatttgttaataaaaaacacTTTTAATATACTCGATTGTATTCCTCTCCatgttttaatattaatttatcatcaactttttatatatacaaagcataataaaagtcataaaatttttaacaataaaaaatcttTGTTAGAAAAGCAAATTCTTTTTATTGTTCAGGATACTTTGAAAAAACATACACACAATTATATGTGTCTTCTTGATGCAACAAATTACCATACCTTCTTTTCAATCGATGGTATCATAGTAAATAAGGAGCTCAAAAAAGACTGATTTCCGAAATGTATTATCTTTCTATTAATTTCATCTTGTCACCACAATATGTACGCACACATGATGAAACAACGTCTCATTtgttatatgtatatattatatccCCTTGCATTTACATtgtgaaataataattttttttcgtacCTTCTGAACTTCCACACGTAAGCAGCGTATTAATTAGTAAACAATTTacatatttgtaaaaaaaaaaaatttgtgaataaaaatttttgtttataagCTCATCACTATTTTTGGcgttttaaataaatagatTACATTAatagaataaaaatttttataatttcaataaaatatacattcGCGGGCACATTAGCAtaatatgtaataataaaacttgcacataatacatatgcattatatatagacTTAAAGGTTACTTTATTTCTTCGTCtcaaaaataaactaaAATTTGCTGTTCAATAAATGGTTTTTTCCTTACTTCGCATATTCAAATATTagtttaatttttttcagttttcccataaaagtaaaaaaattttatcatttatttttctcaaaaataagataatgtatttaaattttacaaattttaatatttctaGTCTATAATAAAGCCATGCATATGCACATTATACGTATTAGggaaaattgaaaataataatatgcaaGTTTTCTCGAATAAGGCCATTCCTATATACtttatatatcatatttagATAACAAAttgacaaaaataatatatatgcaaagGTGAATATTCGTGGGATGATGGAAAATGACACTAAATTGTTGGTTAGTTTAATATCGGAACTTCGAAATAACATTAGATATGTAGGAATATGCATTTATAATAGCACAACGAACGAATTTTCGCTATCtgaatatatagaaaatgatCATTTTACTACTCTAGAATCAATATTAATTCAAACAGACCCTGATTcactaatatatttaccatgtaataatatattagataataaaagaataaaattaatttgcAATTTATGTGAAATAAAGCTATGcgaattaaataaagacATTTTCCAAATTATGTCTATTGAAACAGATTtggaaaaattaataaaagtaaatgacgatgtaaaaaattatgtatcttttttaaatttaacaCTAGCATGCAAAGCATTATCTagtattataaaatatttaaatttactAAATGAAGATAGtgcaataaataaatgtacaTTAAAATGGTATAATATTAgtaaatatgtaaaattaGATAAAGCAGCTATTTGctcattaaatataaatacgtatatatcaaaagaacaaaaaaatggtaTAGGGGGATCTCAACAAATGCTTTCACAAAGCCATGGTGGAAATACTATGACCttgtataaatttttaaataagtgtaaaacaaaaattggGGAGAggaaattattaaaatggaTAATGCATCCAATAAgggatgaaaaaaaaatcaatcAAAGATTAGATATGGTTGAAATAATGAATGATGATCAAGCTTTGCGATCCATGATTCAAGCAGATTATCTTAGAAAAGTTTGTGATTTAGATTTgatcattaaaaaattaaaaattgccaacaatattataaaaaatagtaatatgTCTGATAATCACGGAGCTATACAAAATAGGTCGCTTGGAAattctaataataaatgcACCATTGAAGATTTGGTAAAATTGTATGACACAGTTGTGGCAtccaaaaatatttatcatgCATTggatgaatataataatggtacacagaaaaaaaataacaaaaaaactTTGGAGGAGAATTTTATAATCCCATTAAAATCTATAATTATTAGCTTAACTTCATTCCTAAAATTAATAGAATTAACTGTAGACTTCgatcaaataataaaaaatcaatttttaatttctcCAAATTTTGATGACAATTTAATGGCCCTGTCgaaagaaaaagaagaaattTATAAACAGATATTACATCATAGGGCGGAAGTAGAAGAAGATATTAATTATCTAAAAAAAGGAGATAAACAATcgaaaaataacaaaaatattagttCTAATAATAGTGGGATGAAAGAAGATGTCAAGTTGATAGATTGTAATActaatgtatttttatttagagctgttaaaaaagatataatatttatacagcaaagaaaaaaaacatacaATCAGGTTAgagtaaataaaaatgaaatattattcaatACAAATAAGTTAAGAGACTTATGTAAACAATATCAATATGTATTGCATAGTTATAATACATCACAAGAACAATTAGCTAATAAAGCTATTGAAGTAGCTAGTTCCTATTGGGAaccatttaataaattatcaaaaattatttctcaaatagatatattttgttcttttGCTTATGTAATATCACAATGTATATCTACATATGTTAGACCAATTGTTGAACAACATGGAAAGATacttgaaataaaaaattcaagGCATCCCTTAGTTGAAGcaaattatttacaaaCAAAGAATTTTATACCAAATGATATACATAtggataaagaaaataatcgattaaatattatcacTGGTCCAAATATGGGAGGAAAAAGTACATATATAAGACAAATAGCTATAATATCCTTAATGGCACACATTGGCTGTTTTGTTCCTAGCACATATGCAAAAATACCGATTTTTTCTCAAATTATGTGTAGAATCGGTTCATCAGATATTCAATTAAAAGGAAtatctacatttttttccGAAATGATTGAAGTATCGgcaattataaaaaatgctgATAGTGATACTTTAGTTATTATTGATGAATTAGGAAGAGGAACATCAACATATGAAGGATTTGGTATTAGTTGGTCTGTTgctaattatttattaaataacataaaatgCTTGTGCTTATTTGCAACTCATTTCCATGAAATATCAAATTTAGAGGATGAACATACCGCTGTCTCAAATAATCATGTGTCCGCAAAAATTGAtgaagcaaaaaaaaaaatatcatttcTTTACGAAATTAAAAAGGGATTTGCAGATAAAAGTTATGGGGTACATGTAGCACAAATAGCGAAGCTACCTCAGAAAGTTATTGACAAATCATTTGAAAAATCAAAAGAATTAGAAtcaattgaaaataaacattattttaaaaacaaactTAAAAGTAACAATGATAACAATTCAAGCGAATATGACCAAGCAAAAACTGAAATACACAACAAATGTGAGGCATGTTTAAAGGAGGTATTCAAAGCAAGTAATGAACAAGAATTTATTtcactttttaaaaaaaacaaagacTTCTTAGttgaattatttgaaaatgataattttagTTCCTTGTGAAGATAAGAATGTGaacatcatttttttcaaattggaaaaaaatgtacaCAAATAAGCAGATAAACAATATAGTGTGAATATGTcacttttttataatcataattgataaatgataatatttgaaataaaaaagccACGCAATGAATATATTCTTGACTTTGTCAGGAAACTAAACAACAccattcattttttaatatgtaCATAATAAATGCTTCACATTCTTTTTTGTATTTCCTTAAATATGGAACTATATTCTAACAAGAATATAATTGACATATCACATTATAATACaggaaaaataattaatttttaaattatcaaatGAGTCTTTCCCAAATTAAAGTcttcatttcttttttcctGCTTAGCTAAGTATGAACTTTATagatttttataaaattaaatactTTTAAAATTCATTGAAACttcataaaattaatattaatacatacatttttaataaattattgtgtataattatttattattaatttttaataatcatatttacaaaaaaaaataatattttgttacttaaaaaaatattaaatttgaatatacaaaaagaaaagTTACATGTGCCTGCATAGCT from Plasmodium berghei ANKA genome assembly, chromosome: 8 harbors:
- a CDS encoding DNA mismatch repair protein MSH2; its protein translation is MENDTKLLVSLISELRNNIRYVGICIYNSTTNEFSLSEYIENDHFTTLESILIQTDPDSLIYLPCNNILDNKRIKLICNLCEIKLCELNKDIFQIMSIETDLEKLIKVNDDVKNYVSFLNLTLACKALSSIIKYLNLLNEDSAINKCTLKWYNISKYVKLDKAAICSLNINTYISKEQKNGIGGSQQMLSQSHGGNTMTLYKFLNKCKTKIGERKLLKWIMHPIRDEKKINQRLDMVEIMNDDQALRSMIQADYLRKVCDLDLIIKKLKIANNIIKNSNMSDNHGAIQNRSLGNSNNKCTIEDLVKLYDTVVASKNIYHALDEYNNGTQKKNNKKTLEENFIIPLKSIIISLTSFLKLIELTVDFDQIIKNQFLISPNFDDNLMALSKEKEEIYKQILHHRAEVEEDINYLKKGDKQSKNNKNISSNNSGMKEDVKLIDCNTNVFLFRAVKKDIIFIQQRKKTYNQVRVNKNEILFNTNKLRDLCKQYQYVLHSYNTSQEQLANKAIEVASSYWEPFNKLSKIISQIDIFCSFAYVISQCISTYVRPIVEQHGKILEIKNSRHPLVEANYLQTKNFIPNDIHMDKENNRLNIITGPNMGGKSTYIRQIAIISLMAHIGCFVPSTYAKIPIFSQIMCRIGSSDIQLKGISTFFSEMIEVSAIIKNADSDTLVIIDELGRGTSTYEGFGISWSVANYLLNNIKCLCLFATHFHEISNLEDEHTAVSNNHVSAKIDEAKKKISFLYEIKKGFADKSYGVHVAQIAKLPQKVIDKSFEKSKELESIENKHYFKNKLKSNNDNNSSEYDQAKTEIHNKCEACLKEVFKASNEQEFISLFKKNKDFLVELFENDNFSSL